In Actinoplanes sp. NBC_00393, a single genomic region encodes these proteins:
- a CDS encoding LuxR C-terminal-related transcriptional regulator: MSIELMADPSGVMSYGPDNSLLDSKFAVPAAPPFMVARPALIDRVTEGVQGPVTLVTGLAGSGKTQLLASWVNSRAVNWPVAWITLEQGDEQTSTFWTYVMEGLRRAGVEVPPMPGGAVSRAVLGRLATAVDEQPTPVVLVLDGASQLPGRDWAIGLEFLLSHVRGLRVVLTGRWDPPLPLYRYRLSGQLRELRTADLAFTAAEAARLMELHGVELGEPELATLLEHTEGWAAGIRLCACALQGRSDAKRMVETISGNESTIAEYFVGEVLRLQTPEVRRFLLETSVLDTFTPELAAVVTARPDAYRMLTTLTRENAFIQPVGEGSEVYRYHRLFAELLRAQLAWTEPEEVAVLHGRAAVWLAEQGRLLEAVDHAVQGGDWGTAAAMVVEDYAVGRLIVEGSSGRLGTIFARLPEQLELPEAVMVRAAMAYGDGRREEAAERLAYAGKLLSVRGSACGDGLTLTGFLVQILLLADGPEPERVSELVAVAEAFLAVAPTDRLARHPELRLLLRAAEGVALCNAGAVDAAVDVLGDTAAGVLPGCESLRIDCLSRLALLEAYRGRLGRAETVARQALELAGEYGFDRRHRPGVAEVTLAWVALERYDIEAADRHIRAAQPLCGAGADGLAVLSYAIVRARRLQTRGELRGATNALRAADESDTAGTAPKWLAREVVLGRARMLISGGHLDEAAGLLDRYPDPCTPDVAVVRAALAMARGEAKLAHDVARTVADAAGAPVPVALDAWLLLAMLAANQEDTAGAREALRRALRVAAGESYRRPVHQVWSQLRRLLRDDDRLAVQYGALGAGPGAGAAPVTEPVVVEALSKRELDVLKGMAAMLPTEEIAASLYVSVNTVKTHVRSILRKLSAARRNEAVRRARALNLI, translated from the coding sequence GGCGTTGATCGACCGGGTCACCGAGGGGGTTCAGGGCCCGGTCACGCTGGTCACCGGACTGGCCGGCAGCGGTAAGACGCAGCTGCTGGCCTCCTGGGTGAACAGCCGCGCGGTGAACTGGCCGGTCGCGTGGATCACGCTGGAGCAGGGTGACGAGCAGACGTCCACCTTCTGGACGTACGTGATGGAGGGGCTGCGCCGGGCCGGCGTCGAAGTGCCCCCGATGCCCGGCGGCGCGGTGAGCCGCGCCGTCCTCGGCCGCCTCGCGACGGCTGTCGACGAACAACCCACGCCGGTCGTGCTGGTGCTGGACGGGGCCTCCCAGCTGCCCGGCCGGGACTGGGCGATCGGGCTGGAGTTCCTGCTCAGCCACGTCCGCGGCCTGCGGGTCGTGCTCACCGGCCGGTGGGACCCGCCGCTACCGCTGTACCGGTACCGCCTCTCCGGCCAGCTCCGCGAGCTGCGCACCGCGGATCTGGCGTTCACCGCGGCGGAGGCGGCCCGGCTGATGGAGCTGCACGGGGTCGAGCTCGGCGAGCCGGAACTGGCCACCCTGCTCGAGCACACCGAGGGCTGGGCGGCCGGGATCCGGCTCTGCGCCTGTGCCCTGCAGGGCCGGTCGGACGCGAAGCGGATGGTCGAGACGATCTCGGGGAACGAGTCGACCATCGCCGAGTACTTCGTCGGTGAGGTGCTGCGACTGCAGACGCCGGAGGTGCGCCGGTTCCTGCTGGAGACCAGCGTGCTGGACACCTTCACGCCCGAGCTGGCCGCGGTGGTCACCGCCCGGCCGGACGCGTACCGGATGTTGACCACGCTGACCAGGGAGAACGCATTCATCCAGCCGGTCGGTGAGGGCTCCGAGGTCTACCGCTACCACCGGCTCTTCGCCGAACTCCTGCGCGCCCAGCTGGCCTGGACCGAGCCGGAGGAGGTGGCGGTGCTGCACGGGCGGGCGGCCGTCTGGCTGGCCGAGCAGGGCCGGCTGCTCGAGGCAGTGGACCACGCGGTGCAGGGCGGCGACTGGGGGACCGCCGCAGCCATGGTGGTCGAGGACTACGCGGTCGGCCGGCTGATCGTGGAGGGCAGCTCGGGCCGGCTCGGCACGATTTTCGCCCGGCTGCCGGAGCAGCTGGAGCTGCCCGAGGCGGTCATGGTCCGGGCCGCGATGGCCTACGGCGACGGTCGCCGGGAAGAGGCGGCGGAGCGTCTGGCGTACGCCGGAAAGCTGCTCAGCGTGCGCGGCAGCGCCTGCGGTGACGGGCTCACCCTGACCGGCTTCCTGGTGCAGATCCTGCTGCTGGCCGACGGTCCGGAACCGGAGCGGGTCAGCGAGCTGGTGGCGGTCGCCGAGGCGTTCCTGGCCGTCGCGCCGACCGACCGGCTGGCCCGGCATCCCGAGTTGCGCCTGCTCCTGCGTGCCGCGGAGGGGGTCGCGTTGTGCAACGCCGGCGCCGTGGACGCGGCTGTCGACGTGCTCGGCGACACGGCCGCCGGGGTGCTGCCGGGCTGCGAGTCGCTGCGGATCGACTGCCTGAGCCGGCTGGCCCTGCTGGAGGCCTACCGCGGGCGGCTGGGCCGGGCCGAGACGGTGGCGCGGCAGGCGCTCGAGCTCGCCGGCGAGTACGGCTTCGACCGGCGCCATCGACCGGGTGTGGCCGAGGTGACGCTGGCCTGGGTGGCGCTGGAACGCTACGACATCGAGGCCGCCGACCGGCACATCCGGGCCGCACAGCCGCTCTGCGGGGCGGGGGCGGACGGGCTGGCCGTGCTGTCGTACGCGATCGTCCGTGCCCGCCGCCTGCAGACCCGCGGTGAGCTGCGCGGAGCGACCAACGCCCTGCGGGCCGCGGACGAGTCCGACACGGCGGGGACGGCGCCGAAGTGGCTGGCCCGGGAGGTGGTTCTCGGCCGGGCCCGGATGCTGATCTCGGGCGGGCACCTGGACGAGGCGGCCGGGTTGCTGGACCGTTACCCGGACCCCTGCACGCCGGACGTCGCGGTGGTGCGGGCCGCGCTGGCGATGGCCCGGGGCGAGGCCAAGCTGGCGCACGACGTGGCCCGGACCGTGGCGGACGCCGCCGGGGCGCCGGTGCCGGTCGCGCTGGACGCCTGGCTGCTGCTGGCCATGCTGGCGGCCAACCAGGAGGACACCGCGGGAGCGCGCGAGGCGCTGCGCCGGGCGTTGCGGGTGGCGGCCGGGGAGTCGTACCGGCGGCCGGTGCACCAGGTGTGGAGCCAGTTGCGGCGGCTGCTGCGCGACGACGACCGGCTGGCGGTGCAGTACGGCGCGCTCGGGGCGGGTCCCGGTGCCGGGGCGGCGCCGGTGACCGAACCGGTCGTGGTGGAGGCGTTGAGCAAGAGGGAGCTCGACGTGCTCAAGGGAATGGCGGCGATGCTGCCGACCGAGGAGATCGCGGCGTCACTGTACGTCTCGGTCAACACCGTGAAGACGCATGTGCGGAGCATCCTGCGCAAGCTGTCGGCGGCACGGCGGAATGAGGCGGTCCGCCGGGCGCGGGCACTCAACCTCATCTGA
- a CDS encoding LuxR C-terminal-related transcriptional regulator translates to MREIGPSGLHISTAVGRVVRPRVPEGVLWRPRLAEAMDAGVRRPVTVLCAGPGWGKTALVSSWAGTRSLSGPIAWLSLDTQHDDPLAFWSDLILALRTAGAIPPTNSVPEPGPRTAEDDSAFRRAFTAALAGLPAVTVVVLDDLHRVTDPRVVGGLGGLLADLPERLRFVLISRTEPAVPLHRLRAAGHLTELRAADLAFRVEEAGELLALQGRRPPAPDLAALVRRAEGWGAGLRLTLEPASASGAVEDFLAQEVLAEQPTQIRDFLLRTSVPDRICGELADALTGQRYGHRTLERLERANVFVERIGPGRWFRYHQMFRAALRHQLALTQPDVVPRLHLLAAQWYAGKGNGLTALNHAAAAQDWDFVARLVVDRGLQLFASVDRAEVIEVLRRIPAERLTDSPELIVSSALLAFAQGDLDVIPQRLARARSLLAGRGPAYRAGIDLALTVLESGAVLRRHGDMARLTTASSEMLDDLAALRWDQVPARLQYRAMALSNKGTGLLWTGRLDHAERYLWAAASGARAAGVPLVEISAFAHLALLAFVQGSLNGAREHVIAATDVARRIDARVRPAVALAYLTDALIESERGREAEAEGALRRGLHALGDNPEATLAIVAVLVRARLLLDRGEPLAARSVLRRAREEAGPLLSAPLLDRLVGLGVAEADLALGEPGAVLARYAHRPAVPALLPAEQVCLARAYLAAGREPAAESLLSRVRESPDRVSGVSAWLLTALAADAHGRGARAGEALTRALADAEPELIRRPFRNFDAPRVTVLAERQQWLTELRGPVSDGVLAEITGELPVLGAAAHTAGPLSERELEVLQYLPTVLTAGEIAENLGISVNTVKAHMRSIYRKLGAGRRREAVVQSRQLGLL, encoded by the coding sequence ATGCGGGAGATCGGGCCGAGCGGGTTGCACATATCGACGGCGGTCGGGCGGGTGGTTCGCCCGCGCGTGCCCGAAGGCGTGCTGTGGCGCCCGCGCCTGGCCGAGGCGATGGACGCCGGCGTCCGCCGCCCGGTCACCGTGCTCTGCGCGGGACCGGGCTGGGGCAAGACCGCCCTGGTCTCCTCGTGGGCCGGCACCCGGTCGCTGTCCGGCCCGATCGCCTGGCTCTCCCTCGACACCCAGCACGACGACCCGCTGGCCTTCTGGTCCGACCTGATCCTCGCGCTGCGGACAGCCGGCGCCATCCCGCCGACCAACTCGGTTCCCGAGCCGGGGCCGCGGACCGCTGAGGACGACTCGGCGTTCCGGCGCGCGTTCACCGCCGCGCTGGCCGGGTTGCCCGCGGTCACCGTGGTCGTCCTCGACGACCTGCACCGGGTGACCGATCCGCGGGTGGTGGGCGGGCTCGGCGGGCTGCTGGCGGATCTGCCGGAGCGGCTGCGGTTCGTGCTGATCTCGCGTACCGAGCCGGCGGTGCCTCTGCACCGGCTCCGGGCGGCCGGCCACCTGACCGAGTTGCGTGCTGCCGACCTGGCGTTCCGGGTCGAGGAGGCGGGTGAACTCCTCGCGCTGCAGGGCCGCCGGCCGCCTGCTCCGGATCTCGCCGCCCTGGTCCGGCGTGCCGAGGGCTGGGGCGCGGGCCTGCGCCTGACGCTGGAGCCCGCGTCCGCGTCCGGCGCCGTCGAGGACTTCCTGGCTCAGGAGGTGCTCGCCGAGCAGCCCACGCAGATCCGGGACTTCCTGCTGCGGACCAGCGTGCCGGACCGGATCTGCGGTGAGCTGGCCGACGCGCTCACCGGCCAGCGCTACGGCCACCGCACCCTCGAACGGCTCGAACGGGCCAACGTCTTCGTGGAGCGGATCGGCCCCGGGCGGTGGTTCCGCTACCACCAGATGTTCCGCGCCGCGCTGCGCCACCAGCTCGCCCTCACCCAGCCGGACGTGGTGCCGCGGCTGCACCTGCTCGCCGCCCAGTGGTACGCCGGAAAGGGCAACGGCCTGACCGCTCTGAACCACGCCGCGGCGGCCCAGGACTGGGACTTCGTCGCCCGGCTGGTGGTGGACCGCGGGTTGCAGCTGTTCGCCTCGGTGGACCGTGCCGAGGTGATCGAGGTGCTGCGGCGGATCCCGGCCGAGCGGCTCACCGACAGCCCCGAGCTCATCGTCAGCAGCGCCCTGCTCGCCTTCGCCCAGGGCGATCTGGACGTGATCCCGCAACGGCTGGCCCGCGCCCGGTCACTGCTGGCCGGCCGGGGCCCGGCGTACCGGGCCGGCATCGACCTGGCCCTCACCGTGCTGGAGTCCGGCGCCGTCCTGCGCCGGCACGGCGACATGGCCCGGCTCACCACGGCCAGCTCGGAGATGCTCGACGATCTGGCCGCGCTGCGCTGGGACCAGGTGCCGGCCCGGCTGCAGTACCGGGCGATGGCGCTCAGCAACAAGGGCACCGGCCTGCTCTGGACCGGCCGTCTGGACCACGCGGAACGCTATCTGTGGGCGGCCGCCTCCGGGGCCCGGGCCGCCGGGGTGCCGCTCGTCGAGATCAGCGCCTTCGCTCACCTGGCCCTGCTCGCCTTCGTGCAGGGCTCGCTGAACGGCGCCCGCGAGCACGTCATCGCGGCCACCGACGTGGCCCGCCGGATTGACGCCCGGGTCCGGCCCGCGGTCGCGCTCGCGTACCTGACCGACGCCCTGATCGAGTCCGAACGCGGCCGGGAAGCCGAGGCGGAGGGCGCGCTGCGCCGGGGCCTGCACGCGCTCGGCGACAACCCGGAGGCCACGCTGGCGATCGTGGCCGTGCTGGTCCGCGCCCGGTTGCTGCTGGACCGCGGTGAGCCGCTCGCCGCCCGGTCGGTCCTGCGGCGGGCCCGTGAGGAGGCCGGGCCACTGTTGTCCGCTCCGCTGCTGGACCGGCTGGTCGGGCTCGGGGTCGCGGAGGCGGACCTGGCGCTCGGCGAGCCGGGCGCCGTCCTGGCCCGGTACGCGCACCGCCCGGCCGTGCCCGCGCTGCTCCCCGCCGAGCAGGTGTGCCTGGCCCGGGCCTACCTCGCCGCCGGACGGGAGCCGGCCGCCGAGAGCCTGCTGTCGCGCGTACGGGAGAGCCCGGACCGGGTCTCCGGCGTCTCGGCCTGGCTCCTCACCGCGCTCGCCGCGGACGCGCACGGCCGGGGCGCCCGGGCCGGCGAGGCGCTCACCCGGGCGCTCGCCGACGCCGAGCCGGAGCTGATCCGCCGCCCGTTCCGCAACTTCGACGCGCCCCGGGTGACCGTGCTGGCCGAACGGCAGCAGTGGCTCACCGAGCTGCGCGGGCCGGTCAGCGACGGGGTGCTCGCCGAGATCACCGGGGAACTGCCGGTGCTCGGCGCTGCGGCGCACACCGCCGGGCCGCTCAGCGAGCGGGAACTGGAGGTGCTGCAGTACCTTCCGACCGTCCTGACCGCCGGGGAGATCGCGGAGAACCTCGGCATCTCGGTGAACACGGTCAAGGCGCACATGCGGTCGATCTACCGCAAGCTCGGCGCCGGGCGGCGGCGCGAGGCGGTCGTGCAGTCCCGTCAGCTCGGTTTGCTCTGA
- a CDS encoding YhjD/YihY/BrkB family envelope integrity protein produces the protein MTEPTPGPDRPFTAGSVLAAMPAWLRPRAAPILRNRVGNLLLDTASELIRVQIFDRSMTLAAQAFTSIFPILIMLGALLGHRARERLDDLLNLPESSVRLVDEALSGSRSGAFGVAGGLIVIISATGLARALNRAYRAIWTAPGRKAGPAATAWQIGTVLLLVLFLVTARLLGWLSGLLPAPHLAGAILTFSADFALAFLLPRILLGPCLSRRRLVSSALLFGAVMVGVRAAGSVYLPRAMQVSAERYGTIGLAFTFIGWLYVISFVLLLTAVVGGLLADLRSSSRMGEQPAQSKPS, from the coding sequence GTGACCGAGCCGACGCCGGGTCCCGACCGGCCCTTCACGGCGGGCAGCGTGCTCGCCGCGATGCCCGCGTGGCTGCGCCCGCGCGCCGCGCCGATCCTGCGGAACCGGGTCGGGAACCTGCTGCTCGACACGGCCAGCGAGCTGATCCGGGTGCAGATCTTCGACCGGTCGATGACCCTCGCCGCCCAGGCGTTCACCTCGATCTTCCCGATCCTGATCATGTTGGGTGCGCTTCTCGGCCATCGCGCCCGGGAACGCCTCGACGACCTGCTGAACCTGCCGGAGAGCAGCGTCCGGCTGGTCGACGAAGCGCTGAGCGGCAGCCGCAGCGGAGCATTCGGGGTGGCCGGCGGCCTCATCGTGATCATCTCCGCGACCGGGCTGGCGCGGGCGCTGAACCGGGCGTACCGGGCCATCTGGACGGCACCCGGCCGCAAGGCCGGCCCCGCCGCGACCGCCTGGCAGATCGGCACCGTGCTGCTGCTCGTGCTGTTCCTGGTCACCGCGCGGCTGCTGGGCTGGCTCAGCGGTCTGCTCCCGGCGCCGCACCTCGCCGGCGCGATCCTGACCTTCAGCGCCGACTTCGCGCTGGCCTTCCTGCTGCCCCGGATCCTGCTCGGGCCGTGCCTGTCCCGGCGGCGTCTCGTGTCCAGCGCGCTGCTCTTCGGCGCGGTGATGGTCGGCGTCCGCGCCGCGGGCAGCGTCTACCTCCCGCGGGCGATGCAGGTCAGCGCGGAACGGTACGGGACGATCGGGCTGGCCTTCACCTTCATCGGCTGGCTGTACGTCATCTCGTTCGTGCTGCTGCTCACCGCTGTGGTGGGCGGGCTGCTCGCCGACCTGCGTTCCTCATCCCGGATGGGTGAGCAGCCGGCTCAGAGCAAACCGAGCTGA